A part of Helicoverpa zea isolate HzStark_Cry1AcR chromosome 17, ilHelZeax1.1, whole genome shotgun sequence genomic DNA contains:
- the LOC124638505 gene encoding uncharacterized protein LOC124638505: MPVTRSQKSVPVRPPARQDEEAPSSATEGATSEEASSATASTGTTGTEETSATTLTETTAATDTTVTTAASRQKKATAKKAPHQTPEVGEEEATSKKPAGAGRRPRSVKTTSSSARRRELEAKEELARLELEAAQAATKLARVRLELAQCEDDDSDLEVDDEEKTAQVQDWIQTSVLKDGAREEARRKSPERPAKKLPQVTAKEEAASGSASMEVQTLAAALRDAFGRSGAATAPPKYLHELPMFDGSSSEWTAFRVVYEDTAPLFNEAQNMARLRRAIRGAARDSIKSLLYSEAAPGDVILALKRRFGRPEALVLAELEKVRALQRISDNPRDICVFASQVNNSVAAIKGLKRPQYLCSPEMVKQIVDKLPTVLKFRWYDYHEGADCSELSDLTMISEFLNKEADKCGAFANSESVSVRRVQRQCTNHMDCSDNRNTKRNQVCPLCNNTDNDHALHECRNFLKMSVDDRWEAVKKSNICFKCLKDRHRKSSCRKPPCRICKRWHHQLLHSDNKGAHDEKVKEISTNVVAPVHTMCTTRAYLKMIPVEIYGRTGSKKIMALLDEGSTVSLLDAEVATEIGANGEKEELLIETVGGRLIRHLESEKLNVKIRGVHQNTKRLLERVRTMDNLKLAPQYIDQNRISACKHLSKLVHELCYTPESPRLLIGQDNWHLIVTREIRRGQPGEPVASRTNLGWVLHGTDAGAARPVNFINTISHLVNKDEEMHETIKRHFDIESLGVTPRRPSTDIEAQATDILENTCTRLEDGRFEAGLLWKRDVKCMPESYASAFNRLKNVERKLDKDSHLKKEYSAQIDHLITNGYAEKAPTCADKIKNDKQWYLPHFAVTHPVKKKIRIVFDAAARSRGVSLNDALLPGPDLLKSLFGVLLKFRRGPYAVAADIKEMFLQIKIREKDRDSLRFLWRGDDREVTPTQYRMTSVIFGATSSPSTAIYVKNKNALEHATEYPAAAKAIVNNHYMDDYLHSFHTKEDLITITKQVDTIHKRAHFELRGWASNKPGLLHELIDTNSAVKTEVDLGEKEEKTLGLRWLTTSDKLGFRANLRNTPQDIASGIRTPTKREVTSAVMSTFDPLGLASPVLIQGKKLLQDIWRSGVSWDQQIENREDVAWRKYLQDVKVLQDLQIPRCLAPHCTEGELHTFTDASEQAYAAAVYWRTSTADGRNHTRLVAAKVRVTPLKPVSVPRLELQAALLGSRLARSVEEELDLQVERKVYWTDSSVVLSWIKTDPRTFKTFVAHRLAEIEESTRPQEWRWVPTALNPADDATRDVPEHFDANHRWFTGPDFLAYSEDKWPARRSFKTEPTGEERAVDAVATVQSVVHTTPDPARFSAWTRLLRATARVLQFTQLCRRRVHVHTCHDPAWRKAGPKRAPTRAPPTAQAPSMRFVPLDAELLRRAELLLLARSQHDSFADDLRNLRLQHQLERGSQLRRLDVVLEDGVIKLRGRIDAVQGVSLAYRRPLVLDGRHQVARLIVAHYHHRFNHANHATVMNELRQHYWILGLRAALRAVQHHCQWCKLRRAQPHALPTGNLPAERLAHGCHPFTCTGVDYFGPMVITVGRRTEKRWGALFTCLTTRAVHMELVPSLSTDSMILALRRFAARRGMPRVIYSDNGTNFVGANKELQDTMAALQPDITDEAAKLGLQWKFIPPGAPHMGGAWERLVRSIKAALDATLKERHPKEEVLLTLLLEAEHVVNSRPLTHLAADWQEEALTPNHFLIGRSCGGARIGSFTDSELVGRHTWRTTQRLADHFWQRWLREYLPTLLPRKISGRACATDLRVGDVVLIVDGTLPRCTWPRGKVAAVYPGPDGRTRIVDVTTKGGVLRRPATRLVVLVEAPGESPSQEDGATHEGETVGDGLRAASET, translated from the coding sequence ATGCCAGTTACCAGGTCGCAAAAGAGTGTGCCGGTGCGGCCGCCGGCACGTCAGGACGAAGAGGCACCCTCATCCGCTACGGAGGGAGCGACGTCAGAAGAGGCGTCGTCCGCGACGGCGTCCACCGGTACAACGGGAACGGAAGAAACATCAGCGACAACGTTGACGGAGACTACGGCCGCCACGGATACGACCGTGACAACAGCAGCGTCGCGTCAGAAAAAAGCGACTGCCAAGAAGGCGCCACACCAAACGCCGGAAGTCGGGGAGGAGGAAGCCACCTCGAAGAAGCCGGCGGGCGCAGGTCGTCGGCCGAGAAGTGTCAAGACAACGAGTTCATCAGCAAGGCGCCGCGAACTAGAAGCGAAGGAAGAACTCGCGCGTCTGGAGCTGGAAGCTGCCCAGGCGGCGACGAAACTAGCCCGCGTGCGCCTAGAACTCGCTCAGTGTGAAGATGACGACTCAGACCTGGAAGTAGACGACGAAGAGAAGACCGCCCAGGTCCAGGATTGGATCCAGACCTCAGTCCTTAAGGACGGCGCCAGAGAAGAGGCGCGGCGGAAAAGCCCGGAACGACCGGCCAAGAAGCTGCCGCAAGTCACGGCCAAGGAAGAGGCCGCATCGGGGAGCGCGTCGATGGAGGTGCAGACGCTCGCCGCCGCCCTAAGGGACGCCTTCGGGAGGAGCGGCGCAGCAACAGCACCGCCGAAGTATCTTCACGAACTACCGATGTTCGACGGCAGCAGCAGCGAGTGGACGGCCTTCCGGGTTGTCTACGAAGATACAGCACCCCTATTCAACGAGGCGCAGAATATGGCGCGCCTACGACGCGCTATACGGGGGGCAGCCCGGGACTCCATCAAGAGTCTACTGTACTCCGAGGCGGCACCAGGTGACGTCATCCTCGCGCTCAAGAGGAGATTCGGCCGCCCAGAGGCGCTGGTGCTCGCGGAGTTAGAAAAAGTGCGTGCGTTACAACGAATTAGTGATAACCCGCGGGACATATGTGTGTTTGCGAGCCAAGTAAACAATAGTGTTGCGGCAATAAAAGGTCTGAAAAGGCCACAGTATTTGTGCTCGCCCGAAATGGTAAAACAGATTGTTGACAAGTTGCCCACAGTGTTAAAGTTTCGATGGTACGATTACCATGAAGGTGCGGACTGCAGTGAACTTTCCGATTTGACAATGATCAGTGAGTTCTTGAACAAAGAAGCGGACAAGTGCGGTGCATTCGCCAATAGTGAAAGTGTCAGTGTTCGCCGAGTGCAACGACAGTGCACAAACCACATGGATTGCAGTGATAACAGGAACACGAAAAGGAACCAGGTATGTCCACTTTGCAATAACACTGATAATGATCACGCGCTGCACGAGTGTCGCAACTTTCTAAAGATGTCAGTCGATGACCGCTGGGAAGCTGTCAAAAAGTCGAACATATGTTTCAAGTGTCTGAAAGACAGACATAGAAAAAGCTCATGCAGGAAGCCGCCGTGTCGAATATGTAAACGTTGGCATCACCAGTTACTTCACAGTGATAATAAAGGTGCGCACGACGAGAAAGTCAAGGAAATTTCAACTAACGTGGTCGCACCTGTGCACACTATGTGCACTACACGCGCATATTTAAAGATGATTCCGGTTGAAATCTATGGGCGCACGGGTTCTAAAAAGATAATGGCTTTATTAGATGAAGGCTCTACCGTCTCACTGTTAGACGCCGAGGTGGCGACAGAGATAGGCGCCAACGGCGAAAAGGAGGAATTATTAATAGAAACAGTAGGCGGTCGATTAATAAGGCATTTAGAATctgaaaaattaaatgttaaaattcgaGGCGTTCACCAAAATACGAAACGACTTCTAGAGCGCGTTAGAACCATGGATAATTTGAAGCTGGCACCGCAGTATATTGATCAAAATAGAATTAGTGCATGTAAACATTTGAGCAAACTTGTACATGAATTATGTTATACACCCGAGTCACCACGACTCCTAATTGGCCAAGACAATTGGCACCTCATAGTAACTCGAGAGATCAGGCGAGGTCAGCCGGGTGAACCAGTAGCGTCGCGTACTAACCTAGGCTGGGTGCTGCACGGAACCGACGCGGGCGCAGCACGCCCAGTAAACTTCATCAACACGATATCACATTTAGTTAATAAAGATGAAGAAATGCACGAGACAATTAAACGTCACTTCGATATAGAATCATTAGGCGTGACACCTAGGCGGCCGTCCACAGATATAGAGGCACAGGCCACTGACATATTGGAAAATACGTGCACAAGACTAGAAGACGGGCGGTTTGAGGCCGGCCTATTATGGAAACGCGACGTCAAGTGTATGCCGGAGAGTTACGCATCTGCTTTTAATAGATTGAAAAATGTAGAGCGCAAATTAGATAAGGATagtcatttaaagaaagaaTACTCTGCGCAAATCGACCACCTCATAACGAACGGTTACGCAGAAAAGGCACCGACATGCGCTGATAAGATAAAAAATGATAAGCAGTGGTACTTACCTCATTTCGCGGTGACGCACCcggtaaaaaagaaaataagaatagTTTTCGACGCAGCCGCCAGGTCGCGTGGCGTTAGCCTAAATGATGCATTGTTGCCGGGCCCGGACTTATTAAAATCGCTATTTggtgttttattgaaattcagACGCGGACCATACGCTGTCGCGGCCGATATTAAGGAAATgttcttacaaataaaaataagggaAAAAGATCGCGACAGTTTACGCTTCTTATGGCGAGGCGACGATAGAGAGGTAACGCCCACTCAATATAGAATGACTTCGGTTATATTCGGGGCGACGTCGTCGCCAAGCACAGCGATATATGTGAAAAACAAAAACGCATTAGAACACGCTACCGAATACCCCGCCGCGGCTAAAGCTATCGTTAATAATCATTACATGGACGACTACCTACACAGCTTCCATACTAAAGAAGACTTGATAACGATAACAAAGCAGGTAGACACTATACATAAACGAGCACATTTCGAGCTGCGCGGCTGGGCTTCTAATAAACCGGGGCTCCTGCATGAGCTGATTGACACGAACAGCGCTGTAAAAACGGAAGTGGACCTGGGTGAGAAAGAAGAGAAGACGCTGGGTCTGCGCTGGTTAACAACTTCAGACAAATTAGGTTTCAGGGCTAACCTGCGCAACACACCGCAGGACATAGCGTCGGGCATACGCACGCCCACTAAGAGAGAGGTAACTAGCGCAGTAATGTCGACCTTCGACCCACTAGGATTAGCGTCTCCTGTTTTAATACAAGGAAAAAAACTATTACAAGACATATGGCGCAGCGGAGTGTCATGGGACCAGCAGATCGAGAATCGAGAGGACGTTGCCTGGAGAAAGTACCTGCAAGACGTGAAGGTTCTACAGGACTTACAGATTCCCAGGTGCCTGGCGCCACACTGCACAGAGGGGGAGCTGCATACGTTCACAGATGCAAGTGAGCAGGCGTATGCAGCTGCAGTGTACTGGCGGACCAGTACTGCAGACGGCAGAAACCACACGCGGCTGGTGGCAGCTAAAGTCAGAGTCACACCGTTGAAACCCGTGTCGGTACCGAGACTAGAACTGCAGGCGGCACTACTTGGGAGCAGGTTGGCGCGCTCGGTAGAAGAGGAACTAGATTTGCAAGTCGAGCGAAAGGTCTACTGGACAGACTCCAGCGTTGTATTGTCGTGGATAAAGACGGACCCGCGGACGTTTAAGACGTTCGTTGCTCATCGGCTGGCCGAAATTGAAGAATCAACGCGCCCACAAGAGTGGCGCTGGGTGCCGACCGCACTTAACCCCGCCGACGACGCGACGCGCGACGTCCCCGAACACTTCGATGCTAATCACCGTTGGTTCACAGGTCCCGACTTCCTTGCCTATAGCGAGGACAAATGGCCGGCCAGGCGGTCGTTTAAGACCGAGCCGACCGGCGAAGAGAGAGCAGTCGACGCGGTAGCAACGGTGCAGAGCGTCGTGCACACAACACCCGACCCGGCGCGCTTCAGCGCCTGGACGCGCCTGCTGCGCGCGACAGCGCGCGTGCTGCAATTCACGCAACTGTGCCGACGACGCGTGCATGTGCACACCTGCCACGACCCCGCCTGGCGCAAGGCGGGCCCGAAGCGGGCGCCTACCCGGGCGCCACCCACCGCACAGGCACCTAGCATGCGCTTTGTGCCACTCGACGCAGAGCTGCTGCGACGGGCGGAGCTGCTACTGCTGGCGCGCAGCCAGCACGACAGCTTCGCAGACGACCTGCGCAACCTCCGGCTGCAGCATCAGCTGGAGCGAGGCAGCCAGCTGCGTCGCCTTGACGTGGTGCTCGAGGACGGCGTCATCAAGCTGCGCGGCCGCATCGACGCTGTGCAAGGCGTCAGCCTTGCATACAGGCGTCCACTGGTGCTCGACGGGCGCCACCAGGTGGCGCGCCTCATCGTGGCGCATTACCATCACCGGTTCAATCACGCGAATCACGCCACGGTGATGAACGAGCTAAGGCAACACTACTGGATCCTCGGGCTACGGGCAGCGCTGCGTGCTGTGCAGCACCACTGCCAGTGGTGCAAGCTGCGGAGAGCGCAGCCACACGCGCTACCAACGGGCAACCTACCTGCAGAGAGGCTGGCGCATGGGTGCCATCCTTTCACATGCACCGGCGTCGATTACTTCGGCCCCATGGTGATCACCGTGGGCCGACGCACCGAAAAACGATGGGGCGCACTCTTCACGTGCCTCACCACGAGGGCCGTGCACATGGAGCTGGTGCCATCGCTGTCAACAGACAGCATGATCCTGGCGTTGCGACGCTTCGCGGCGCGACGCGGCATGCCCCGCGTTATCTATAGTGATAACGGCACCAACTTCGTGGGGGCCAACAAGGAGCTGCAAGACACGATGGCCGCGCTGCAGCCTGACATCACCGACGAGGCCGCCAAGCTAGGTCTACAATGGAAATTCATCCCACCTGGCGCTCCTCACATGGGGGGAGCATGGGAGCGTTTAGTGCGCTCGATCAAGGCAGCGCTAGACGCCACGCTGAAGGAACGACATCCCAAAGAGGAGGTCCTACTTACCCTCCTCTTGGAAGCAGAGCACGTCGTCAATTCGCGGCCACTCACTCACTTGGCCGCGGATTGGCAAGAAGAGGCGCTGACGCCAAACCATTTCCTCATCGGGCGCTCTTGTGGTGGAGCACGCATCGGGAGCTTCACAGACAGCGAGCTAGTGGGACGCCACACCTGGCGTACTACGCAACGCCTTGCCGACCACTTTTGGCAAAGGTGGTTGCGGGAGTACCTACCCACGCTGCTACCGAGGAAGATCAGCGGGAGAGCCTGCGCTACAGATCTGCGCGTGGGCGACGTGGTGCTCATTGTCGACGGCACTCTTCCACGGTGTACTTGGCCGCGCGGCAAGGTCGCGGCCGTGTATCCTGGTCCAGACGGCAGAACGCGCATCGTGGACGTGACGACCAAGGGCGGCGTGCTACGACGGCCTGCTACGCGTCTGGTGGTGCTGGTGGAGGCGCCGGGAGAGTCGCCGAGCCAGGAGGACGGTGCTACGCACGAGGGGGAGACTGTCGGCGACGGACTACGCGCGGCGAGCGAAACATAG
- the LOC124638221 gene encoding (2R)-3-sulfolactate dehydrogenase (NADP(+)) produces the protein MPEVKLEEVRRFMEDSLKAVGTPESEAKAHADLLMHADTVGHYSHGLNRLEFYINDCQSGACVPTAKPEVLKESGATAWVDGHNALGATVGNFCMDVAIKKAKECGVGWVSAKRSNHFGMAGYWALKAEREGLIGMAFTNSSPIMVPTRSKQRALGTNPIAMAAPASGDDKLVVDMATTTVAMGKIEVQIHKEEPIPQGWALGSDGKSTTDAKAAFSTGRLMPLGGEEKTSGYKGYALSAMVETFCSGLSGSKSTHNIRGWELTSTQGPPDLGQCFAAIDPECFAPGFAERVADCLNTWRSLEPVDPALPVLAPGDKEDKIGKTTLAKGTVNYPEKQIQAMRVMAERIGVKPIQTIST, from the exons ATGCCAGAGGTTAAGTTGGAAGAGGTGCGACGGTTCATGGAGGACAGCCTGAAGGCAGTTGGGACTCCGGAGTCGGAAGCGAAGGCCCACGCTGACCTGCTGATGCACGCAGACACTGTGGGACATTACAGCCATGGCTTGAATCGACTTG AATTCTACATAAACGACTGCCAATCCGGGGCGTGTGTACCTACAGCCAAGCCTGAAGTCCTGAAGGAGTCAGGAGCCACGGCCTGGGTAGACGGGCACAATGCCCTTGGGGCTACTGTCGGCAACTTCTGCATGGACGTAGCTATCAAAAAAGCTAAGGAATGTGGAGTCGGATGGGTTTCTGCTAAAC GTAGCAACCACTTCGGTATGGCAGGCTACTGGGCTTTGAAGGCAGAACGTGAGGGGCTAATAGGCATGGCATTCACCAATTCGTCGCCTATCATGGTTCCTACTAGGTCGAAACAA AGGGCCTTGGGTACAAATCCTATAGCGATGGCAGCCCCGGCTTCTGGTGATGACAAGCTCGTGGTCGATATGGCGACTACCACTGTCGCTATGGGGAAG ATTGAAGTTCAAATCCATAAGGAGGAGCCAATACCACAGGGCTGGGCTCTGGGTTCTGATGGGAAGTCCACTACTGACGCTAAGGCT GCGTTCAGTACAGGTCGGTTGATGCCTCTGGGTGGAGAAGAAAAGACCAGTGGATACAAAGGATATGCCCTCAGTGCTATGGTGGAGACTTTTTGCAGTGGATTATCAG GGTCAAAATCTACGCACAACATTCGTGGTTGGGAGTTGACCAGCACCCAAGGACCTCCAGACTTGGGGCAGTGCTTTGCAGCGATAGACCCTGAGTGCTTCGCTCCAGGGTTCGCGGAGAGGGTTGCTGATTGTCTTAACACATGGAGGAGTTTGGAACCG GTGGACCCTGCACTGCCTGTATTAGCTCCGGGAGATAAGGAAGACAAGATTGGCAAGACGACATTAGCTAAAGGGACCGTCAACTACCCAGAGAAACAAATTCAAGCTATGCGTGTGATGGCTGAGAGAATCGGAGTCAAACCAATACAAACTATTTCTAcctag